One segment of Lepus europaeus isolate LE1 chromosome 16, mLepTim1.pri, whole genome shotgun sequence DNA contains the following:
- the SPON2 gene encoding spondin-2 — MATPRPAALGTALWALLLATLGPTSGQPLGAESLCTARSLARYSLTFTGKWSQTAFPKQYPLFRPPAQWSSLLGAAHSSDYSMWRKGQHASNGLREFAERGEAWALMREVEAAGERLQSVHAVFSAPAVPSGTGQSTTELEVHSRHSLVSFVVRIVPSPDWFVGVDSLDLCEGSRWREQVAVDLYPYDAGTDSGFTFSSPNFATIPQDAVTEITSSSPSHPANSFYYPRLKALPPIATVTLVRLRQSPRAFVPPAPDLASRGNEIVDSLSVPETPLDCEVSLWSSWGLCGGPCGKLGSKNRTRYVRVQPANHGDPCPELQEEADCVPDNCV; from the exons ATGGCAACTCCGCGGCCCGCCGCGCTGGGCACGGCTCTCTGGGCGCTTCTCCTGGCCACGCTCGGCCCCACCTCCGGCCAGCCTCTGGGGGCAGAGTCCCTCTGCACTGCCCGGTCACTGGCCAGATACAGCCTCACCTTCACGGGCAAGTGGAGCCAGACAGCGTTCCCCAAGCAGTATCCCCTGTTCCGGCCTCCGGCACAGTGGTCCTCCCTGCTGG GGGCCGCTCACAGCTCGGACTACAGCATGTGGAGGAAGGGCCAGCACGCCAGCAACGGGCTGCGGGAGTTTGCGGAGCGTGGCGAGGCCTGGGCCCTGATGCGGGAGGTGGAGGCCGCGGGGGAGCGGCTGCAGAGTGTGCACGCCGTGTTCTCGGCCCCCGCCGTCCCCAGCGGCACCGGGCAGAGCACCACGGAACTGGAGGTGCATTCCCGGCACTCGCTG GTGTCTTTCGTGGTACGCATCGTCCCCAGCCCCGACTGGTTCGTGGGCGTCGACAGCCTGGACCTGTGTGAAGGGAGCCGCTGGCGGGAGCAGGTGGCCGTGGACCTGTACCCCTACGACGCCGGCACAGACAGCGGCTTCACCTTCTCCTCCCCCAACTTCGCCACCATCCCCCAGGACGCGGTGACTGAG ATCACGTCCTCCTCGCCCAGCCACCCGGCCAACTCCTTCTACTACCCGCGGCTGAAGGCGCTGCCTCCCATCGCCACAGTGACCCTGGTGCGGCTGCGGCAGAGCCCCAGGGCCTTCGTCCCACCTGCCCCGGACCTGGCCAGCAGGGGCAACGAGATCGTGGACAGCCTGTCAG TTCCAGAAACGCCGCTGGACTGCGAGGTGTCCCTGTGGTCATCCTGGGGCCTGTGCGGAGGTCCCTGTGGGAAGCTGGGCTCCAAGAACAGAACCCGCTATGTGCGCGTGCAGCCCGCCAACCACGGGGACCCCTGCCccgagctgcaggaggaggccgACTGTGTCCCCGACAACTGTGTCTAG